One Vitis vinifera cultivar Pinot Noir 40024 chromosome 8, ASM3070453v1 genomic window carries:
- the LOC104880048 gene encoding F-box protein At2g39490, producing the protein MEDGWVILATKVDLNFSGGGHTTWVRDFRLKLDVGPPCPVHKISQASCFASLKNLHFESVSFLAEDIVPALFSNCLLLESLRFVKCRDLRSIDVEAASSFRSFEMVDCPNVASITLSAPNLKSFRYGGILPSIQINKGSNLVDSILDFIQSPANYEFDTEQLISLLADLKEVEILTLSGWLLQCLCLAGVIFNKLDFQFNKLKELWWKGSSMDREKRDSMSCFLNITPSLERLFIDIEPQLRSIPTPIFHQYWHEPHLWMDYATVKSNASPLKHLSMVSISGFTRKLDEVILMDLLFEKAVILQRMIVKSRENNCWRVVKIPKSPMHQAWRRQWTFSVASQENKYLYGFIEDDCSHPSPKHGEMCK; encoded by the exons ATGGAGGATGGATGGGTTATTTTGGCTACAAAGGTGGACCTCAACTTCTCTGGTGGGGGACATACCACGTGGGTAAGAGATTTCCGTTTGAAGTTGGATGTGGGTCCTCCATGTCCAGTCCACAAGATTTCACAAGCCTCTTGCTTTGCGTCTCTCAAGAATCTCCATTTTGAATCCGTTTCGTTTCTGGCCGAGGACATAGTTCCAGCTTTGTTCTCTAATTGCCTGCTTCTTGAGAGCTTGAGGTTTGTGAAATGCAGGGATCTGCGGAGCATAGATGTTGAAGCGGCTTCTTCTTTCCGTAGTTTTGAAATGGTGGATTGTCCAAACGTGGCCAGCATCACTCTTTCTGCACCTAATCTCAAATCATTCCGGTACGGTGGGATTCTTCCCTCCATTCAAATAAATAAGGGTTCCAACTTGGTGGATTCTATCCTTGATTTCATACAAAGCCCAGCCAATTATGAGTTCGACACGGAGCAACTTATCTCTCTTCTTGCAGATCTTAAGGAGGTTGAGATTCTTACTCTCAGTGGCTGGCTTCTCCAG TGCTTGTGCTTGGCAGGAGTTATATTCAATAAGCTTGACTTCCAATTCAACAAGTTAAAGGAACTATGGTGGAAGGGCTCTTCCATGGACAGAGAGAAGAGGGATTCCATGTCTTGCTTCTTAAACATCACTCCATCTTTAGAGAGGCTATTCATAGAT aTTGAACCGCAGCTCCGGTCAATTCCTACTCCAATTTTTCACCAGTACTGGCATGAGCCTCATCTCTGGATGGACTACGCAACTGTTAAGTCTAATGCTTCACCACTCAAGCACCTTAGTATGGTATCCATTTCAGGGTTCACAAGAAAATTAGATGAGGTGATATTAATGGATCTTCTGTTCGAGAAGGCAGTTATTCTCCAGAGGATGATTGTAAAGTCGAGGGAGAATAACTGTTGGCGGGTGGTAAAGATTCCCAAGAGTCCGATGCACCAAGCATGGAGAAGGCAGTGGACATTTTCAGTTGCATCTCAAGAAAATAAGTATTTGTATGGGTTTATAGAAGACGATTGCAGTCACCCATCTCCAAAACATGGCGAGATGTGTAAGTAG
- the LOC100265489 gene encoding pentatricopeptide repeat-containing protein At5g42450, mitochondrial, producing the protein MKSPCFSRTRNHFYCDSIMHSIVYKTLHSLAKFKPQRETHALACNQLKESQRIHGRAIKLGTTILEPDIVCSYSASKALWDACKLFDEVPNWDVVSATATIGCFARYHHHEEAIYFFSRMLALNIKPNQFSFGTVIPSSTALQDLNSGRQLHACAIKMGLESNVFVGSAVVDFYAKLTSINEAQKAFEDTHEPNVVSYTTLIRGYLKKERFDDALALFRKMPERNVVSWNAMISGYSQMGYNEEAVNLFVVMLREGTLPNERTFPCAISAVANIAALGMGRSFHGSAVKFLGKFDVFIGNSLVSFYAKCGSMEESLLVFNTLPKKNIVSWNALICGYANHGRGMEAIYFFEKMQDTGLRPNSVTLLGLLLACNHSGLVDKGYSYFNKARVEEPGLLTPEHHACMVDLLSRSGRFKEAEKFLHELPFVPGIGFWKALLGGCRIHSNMELGELAARKILALDPEDVSSYVMLSNAHSAAGRWQSVSMIRKEMREKRMKGVPGSSWIEIRSKVHIFVTGDRNHDQHDEIYQVLGFCIQHLRETYSLGRPEVEDIKLYYQ; encoded by the coding sequence ATGAAATCTCCATGTTTTTCTAGGACTCGTAACCATTTTTACTGTGATAGCATCATGCACTCCATTGTTTACAAGACTTTGCACTCTCTAGCCAAATTCAAGCCACAAAGAGAAACCCACGCCTTAGCTTGCAACCAACTCAAAGAAAGCCAGAGAATTCATGGCCGTGCCATCAAACTAGGAACCACTATCCTTGAACCAGACATTGTTTGCTCATACTCTGCATCGAAGGCATTATGGGATGCTTGTAAATTGTTCGATGAAGTGCCTAACTGGGACGTGGTGTCGGCCACAGCCACAATTGGCTGCTTTGCTCGATATCATCATCATGAAGAGGCCATCTATTTCTTCTCAAGGATGTTAGCGTTGAATATCAAGCCTAACCAGTTCAGCTTTGGTACCGTAATTCCCTCATCGACTGCTCTGCAAGACCTTAATTCAGGCAGGCAACTCCATGCTTGTGCAATTAAGATGGGCCTTGAGTCGAATGTGTTTGTGGGTAGTGCAGTTGTCGATTTTTATGCCAAGCTGACCAGTATAAATGAAGCCCAGAAAGCTTTTGAAGATACCCACGAGCCCAATGTCGTTTCTTACACAACTTTAATACGTGGGTACCTGAAGAAAGAGAGGTTTGATGATGCTCTTGCACTTTTCCGGAAGATGCCTGAGAGAAATGTAGTTTCATGGAATGCAATGATTAGTGGGTACAGCCAAATGGGCTACAACGAAGAGGCTGTGAATCTTTTTGTTGTGATGCTGAGAGAAGGCACGCTGCCTAATGAGCGTACTTTTCCTTGTGCTATTAGCGCAGTTGCCAATATAGCAGCTCTTGGCATGGGCAGAAGCTTTCATGGTTCTGCGGTTAAGTTCTTGGGTAAGTTTGATGTGTTTATTGGGAATTCTTTAGTTAGCTTCTACGCAAAATGTGGAAGCATGGAAGAGAGTCTCTTGGTCTTTAATACACTTCCCAAGAAAAATATAGTCTCTTGGAATGCTTTGATATGTGGCTACGCCAACCATGGAAGAGGAATGGAAGCCATATATTTCTTCGAGAAAATGCAGGACACAGGACTAAGGCCTAACAGTGTTACTCTTCTCGGCCTATTATTGGCTTGCAACCATTCCGGTCTTGTTGACAAGGGCTATTCATATTTCAACAAAGCAAGGGTAGAGGAGCCCGGCCTGCTAACGCCTGAGCACCATGCGTGTATGGTTGATTTACTCTCACGCTCTGGGCGTTTCAAGGAAGCAGAGAAGTTTCTTCATGAACTGCCTTTTGTTCCAGGAATTGGGTTTTGGAAAGCCTTGCTTGGCGGCTGCCGGATCCATTCAAATATGGAATTGGGGGAGCTCGCAGCCAGAAAGATACTGGCTTTGGACCCTGAAGATGTGTCATCATATGTGATGCTGTCCAACGCACATTCTGCAGCTGGTAGGTGGCAGAGCGTGTCAATGATAAGGAAGGAGATGCGGGAGAAGAGGATGAAGGGAGTTCCAGGTTCCAGTTGGATTGAAATCAGAAGCAAAGTTCATATCTTTGTTACAGGGGATAGAAACCATGACCAACACGATGAGATTTATCAAGTACTGGGATTTTGTATTCAACATTTAAGGGAGACTTATTCTTTGGGCCGTCCTGAGGTGGAGGATATAAAACTTTATTATCAGTAA
- the LOC100246504 gene encoding large ribosomal subunit protein uL23, translating to MAPSKVESTKKTDPKAQAQKAAKTVKSGGGTFKKKAKKIRTSVTFHRPRTLKKERNPKYPRISAPPRNKLDQYQILKYPLTTESAMKKIEDNNTLVFIVDIRADKKKIKDAMKKMYDIQTKKVNTLIRPDGTKKAYVRLTPDYDALDVANKIGII from the exons ATGGCTCCTTCGAAAG TTGAATCCACAAAAAAGACTGACCCAAAAGCCCAGGCCCAAAAGGCTGCCAAGACAGTGAAATCAGGTGGAGGGACTTTTAAGAAGAAAGCCAAGAAAATACGAACATCAGTTACATTTCACCGGCCAAGGACACtgaagaaggaaagaaatcCCAAGTACCCTCGCATTAGTGCCCCTCCCAGGAACAAGCTTGACCAGTACCAGATCCTCAAATATCCCCTCACAACTGAGTCTGCAATGAAGAAAATTGAAGACAACAACACTCTTGTCTTCATTGTTGACATCCGTGCTGACAAAAAGAAGATAAAGGATGCAATGAAGAAAATGTATGACATTCAGACCAAGAAAGTGAATACCTTGATCAG GCCTGATGGGACAAAGAAAGCATATGTTAGGTTGACGCCAGATTATGATGCTTTGGATGTGGCAAACAAGATTGgtattatttaa
- the LOC100250033 gene encoding kinesin-like protein KIN-5B — MMSLTPDHFRKSGLGVMASPTPFLTPRPERRRMDPRAIEWSSNRQDRDREVNVQVVLRCRPLSDDEQKVNVSRAVSCNEHKREVTVLQSLANNKQVDRVFTFDKVFGPKSQQRSIYDQAISPIVNEVLEGFNCTVFAYGQTGTGKTYTMEGGMRTKGGELPTEAGVIPRAVRQIFDTLEAQNADYNMKVTFLELYNEEITDLLAPEDNSRTSEDRPKKPVSLMEDGKGCVIVRGLEEEAVYSANEIYNLLERGAAKRRTADTLLNKRSSRSHSVFSVTVYIKEATMGEEELIKCGKLNLVDLAGSENISRSGAREGRAREAGEINKSLLTLGRVINALVEHSVHIPYRDSKLTRLLRDSLGGKTKTCIIATISPSAHCLEETLSTLDYAHRAKNIKNKPEANQKMSKAVLLKDLYAEIERMKQDVRAAREKNGVYIPHERFALDEAEKKARNEKIEQLESDLNLSEKQVDKFRELYVTEQEQKLVIESELKDCKVNLENSNRALFELQENHRVAISTLKEKEFIISKLLHSENSLIGRAKELRNDLQNASEDITLLFEKIDQKNRVETENRDLVLAFGYQLDQSLKDLHETILGSVSQQQQQLKSMEEHACSFLASKCDATQGLESRINKMKETYTSGVAVLKEFAGTLRRKASTDLEQMTSTISSQAMAVDNFLIAAVLEAKEVICDIQNSLSEQKEMLAFSAQQQEEGLQRTLVSSQVISKASVDFFNDLHHRASKLMTTLEGSQKQKFHQVETFEKMFKEESAREEKLAMEKIAVILANLTSKKTAMVSETSRYIQGSCMEENKRLQQEISNMQQIAVHAKKEVGEYLGKVEKHFLEDTFSAAENMAVMENYLQECSMRVGYSSHQWEHVQSSINHLNNSSNTEIESTVKASIRANHTAYEDFVSMASSLDAEFDAGACDMLVAVNDSLMRDHETKKGIDSMSMLCLEHLKSVQEKHDESISKILNSAEKCLTEDYLVDENTTPKKRAIAIPSLASIEEMRTPAFNDLTENMIADNTSKWAPTDGKIQQQQHVAASPNRTPFGSVN, encoded by the exons GCCACTAAGTGATGACGAGCAAAAGGTAAACGTGTCAAGGGCGGTTTCATGTAATGAGCATAAAAGGGAAGTCACTGTTCTGCAAAGTCTGGCTAATAACAAGCAAGTTGATAGAGTTTTCACCTTTGACAAG gtATTTGGGCCCAAATCACAGCAAAGGTCAATATATGATCAAGCTATTTCTCCTATTGTTAATGAAGTTCTTGAGGGTTTCAACTGCACTGTCTTTGCATATGGGCAGACAGGCACTGGTAAAACATACACAATGGAGGGCGGAATGAGAACTAAG gGCGGTGAATTGCCCACTGAGGCTGGTGTCATTCCAAGAGCAGTTCGCCAAATTTTTGATACATTGGAGGCACAAAATGCAGACTATAACATGAAAGTGACATTTTTGGAGCTTTACAATGAAGAAATAACTGATTTGTTAGCTCCTGAAGATAATTCAAGAACTTCAGAAGATAGGCCAAAAAAACCCGTTTCATTGATGGAGGATGGCAAAGGTTGTGTCATTGTAAGAGGCCTTGAAGAAGAAGCTGTATACAGtgcaaatgaaatttataaCCTCTTGGAACGAGGGGCGGCCAAAAGACGCACAGCAGATACCCTGTTAAACAAGCGCAGCAG TCGTTCTCATTCTGTCTTTTCTGTAACTGTATACATAAAAGAAGCTACCATGGGAGAGGAGGAGCTCATTAAATGCGGAAAGCTTAATCTTGTTGATTTAGCAGGATCAGAGAATATTTCTCGTTCAGGTGCACGTGag GGTCGTGCAAGGGAAGCTGGGGAAATAAACAAGAGCTTACTCACCCTTGGCCGTGTCATAAATGCACTTGTCGAACATtctgttcatattccttacag GGATAGTAAGCTGACAAGGCTGTTAAGAGACTCACTAGGGGGAAAGACAAAGACTTGCATCATTGCAACAATTTCTCCATCTGCTCATTGTCTGGAAGAAACTTTAAGCACACTTGATTATGCTCACCGTGctaaaaacatcaaaaacaaGCCAGAG GCAAATCAAAAAATGTCTAAGGCTGTGCTGCTCAAGGATTTGTATGCTGAAATTGAGAGAATGAAACAAG ATGTTCGAGCAGCAAGGGAGAAGAATGGTGTTTACATTCCACATGAAAGATTTGCCCTAGATGAAGCTGAAAAGAAG GCAAGGAATGAGAAGATTGAGCAATTGGAGAGCGATCTCAATCTCAGTGAGAAG CAAGTTGATAAATTTCGTGAATTATATGTCACTGAGCAAGAACAGAAGCTAGTTATAGAGAGTGAGCTCAAGGATTGCAAG GTAAACCTGGAAAACAGTAACAGGGCCTTGTTTGAGCTTCAGGAGAATCACAGAGTAGCTATCTCAACCCTCAAGGAAAAGGAGTTCATAATCTCCAAACTACTACATTCAG AAAATTCTTTGATTGGACGTGCAAAGGAGTTGCGCAATGATTTGCAAAATGCATCGGAGGACATAACTTTGCTGTTTGAAAAGATAG ATCAGAAAAACAGGGTGGAAACGGAAAACCGGGACCTGGTATTAGCATTTGGTTATCAGCTTGATCAGAGCTTAAAAGACCTGCATGAGACCATTCTGGGTTCTGTTTCTCAACAACAGCAACAGTTAAAAAGCATGGAAGAGCATGCCTGCTCATTTCTTGCTAGTAAATGTgat GCAACACAGGGTTTGGAATCAAGGATTAACAAAATGAAAGAGACATATACATCAGGAGTAGCAGTATTGAAGGAGTTTGCTGGTACATTGCGAAGGAAAGCTTCCACTGACCTGGAGCAGATGACTTCTACAATCTCATCTCAAGCAATGGCTGTTGACAAT TTTCTTATTGCTGCGGTTTTGGAGGCCAAGGAAGTTATTTGTGATATCCAGAATTCTCTCAGTGAACAAAAAGAGATGTTGGCTTTCTCTGCTCAACAACAAGAGGAG GGATTACAACGGACTCTTGTGTCTTCACAAGTTATCTCAAAGGCATCAGTGGATTTTTTCAATGACCTCCATCATCGAGCATCTAAACTCATGACAACTCTTGAAGGaagccaaaaacaaaaattccacCAAGTAGAAACTTTTGAAAAGATGTTTAAG GAAGAGTCTGCTAGAGAGGAGAAACTAGCTATGGAAAAAATTGCAGTAATATTAGCAAATTTGACATCTAAAAAAACAGCTATG gTCTCAGAGACATCAAGGTATATTCAGGGCTCATGTATGGAAGAGAATAAGAGATTGCAGCAAGAGATTTCCAATATGCAGCAAATTGCAGTTCATGCCAAGAAGGAAGTGGGTGAATACCTGGGAAAAGTAGAGAAACATTTCTTAGAAGACACATTTTCAGCAGCTGAAAATATGGCAGTCATGGAAAATTACCTCCAGGAGTG TTCAATGAGGGTTGGCTATTCTAGTCACCAGTGGGAACATGTTCAGTCATCCATAAACCATCTTAATAACAGCAGCAACACAGAGATAGAATCCACTGTAAA GGCAAGCATACGTGCAAATCATACTGCATATGAAGATTTTGTCTCCATGGCCTCCTCTTTGGATGCAGAATTTGATGCTGGAGCATGTGATATGCTGGTGGCTGTTAATG ATTCACTAATGCGGGACCATGAAACTAAGAAAGGAATAGATTCCATGTCTATGTTATGCTTGGAGCATCTCAAATCAGTGCAAGAGAAACATGATGAAAGCATATCAAAAATCCTAAACAGTGCAGAGAAGTGCCTTACAGAAGATTATTTG GTCGATGAGAATACAACGCCCAAGAAACGAGCAATAGCAATACCTAGCTTGGCATCAATTGAGGAGATGAGAACACCTGCTTTTAATGATCTTACAGAAAATATGATCGCAGATAACACATCAAAATGGGCACCGACTGACGGCAAGATTCAGCAACAGCAGCATGTAGCAGCATCACCAAATAGAACTCCTTTTGGAAGTGTGAATTGA
- the LOC100255195 gene encoding F-box protein At2g39490 — MSGEHVEQQGMSVDAKRDMEEERLDLISKLPPEILGRIVSLLPLKQAVRTSSLSTPWRSLWAPLQVDLYFASDQMTGQEASKEAAQVMATFLRSCQRPQQWKFRLGLQKNKQEPSKTVQQLLVLATMGVDKELHLNFCDGEQVPNVFQLTLGLTTKTSGLSSLKSLHLRSVTLFAENLVSTLFSNCLLLENLKLENCSGLQSINIEAGNYLESFTVTNCPDMVNIKVSAPNLESFKYQGVLPLIQLKNTSNLIDVVLNLRDGLGYTEFDCEELLYLLASLKEVEILTISGWLLEWMCSAGVIFGQLQFRFNKLKELRWIDSLMNRTKRDSLACFLNSTPSLEKLYIEIDQSLSSIPHPFFHHYWHEPHLWMDYKTVKCNASQLVVLKSVRLVGFTNEEDELLLMDLLLKKAVTLKSMTVTSPENHPWSVAKVPLTQLKQTSRSCVKQMVVSATNKEYCFRFTGEDNSCSCEGCI; from the exons ATGTCAGGAGAACACGTGGAGCAGCAGGGGATGTCCGTGGATGCCAA AAGAGACATGGAAGAGGAAAGACTCGATTTGATCAGCAAGCTGCCTCCTGAGATCCTGGGCCGCATAGTGTCGCTTCTTCCATTGAAACAGGCGGTGAGGACTAGCTCTCTTTCAACTCCATGGAGGAGCCTCTGGGCACCACTCCAAGTGGATTTGTACTTTGCTTCAGATCAAATGACTGGTCAGGAAGCTAGCAAAGAGGCAGCACAAGTTATGGCTACTTTCTTGCGGTCTTGTCAGAGACCACAGCAATGGAAATTCCGCCTAGGCCTTCAGAAAAACAAGCAAGAGCCCTCCAAAACGGTCCAACAACTGCTTGTCTTGGCTACCATGGGGGTAGATAAGGAGCTCCACCTTAACTTCTGTGATGGAGAACAAGTGCCCAATGTTTTCCAATTGACACTGGGGCTGACTACAAAGACATCCGGTCTTTCTTCTCTCAAGTCTCTCCATCTTAGATCAGTTactctttttgctgaaaacttGGTCTCCACTTTGTTCTCCAATTGTCTGCTTCTCGAAAACCTGAAGCTTGAAAATTGCAGTGGATTGCAAAGCATCAATATTGAAGCGGGGAACTATCTAGAGAGCTTCACGGTGACTAATTGTCCCGATATGGTTAACATTAAAGTTTCTGCACCCAATCTCGAATCTTTCAAGTATCAGGGAGTTCTTCCTTTGATTCAGCTGAAAAACACTTCAAACTTGATTGACGTGGTGCTCAATTTAAGGGATGGCCTAGGCTACACCGAGTTCGACTGCGAGGAACTCCTATATCTCCTAGCCTCTCTCAAGGAAGTTGAGATTCTCACCATAAGTGGCTGGCTTCTTGAG TGGATGTGCTCAGCAGGAGTGATTTTCGGGCAGCTTCAATTCAGATTCAACAAATTAAAGGAATTACGGTGGATTGATTCTTTGATGAACAGAACCAAGAGGGATTCACTGGCTTGTTTCCTAAACAGCACTCCTTCCTTGGAAAAGTTGTACATTGAG ATTGATCAAAGTCTCAGTTCCATCCCCCATCCCTTTTTTCACCATTACTGGCATGAGCCTCACCTCTGGATGGATTATAAAACCGTGAAATGCAATGCATCACAGCTTGTAGTCCTAAAATCGGTGAGGTTGGTGGGCTTCACAAACGAAGAGGATGAATTACTATTGATGGATCTTTTGCTGAAGAAGGCAGTCACCCTCAAGTCCATGACTGTAACATCACCCGAGAATCATCCGTGGAGTGTTGCAAAGGTCCCTCTGACTCAGCTAAAGCAGACGTCCAGAAGCTGCGTAAAGCAAATGGTGGTTTCGGCTACAAACAAGGAATACTGTTTTAGATTTACGGGAGAAGATAACAGTTGCTCATGTGAGGGTTGTATCTAA